The following are from one region of the Rhodopirellula sp. P2 genome:
- a CDS encoding glycosyltransferase family 4 protein: protein MRIAHVITRMIIGGAQENTLHNCQDLVHLHGDEVLLVTGPAVGPEGDLLAARVRPDGVAVGRPEVDAEGRAGRFELDGLPIELVDSLRRAIHPVNDWRAARDLRRTLRAFDPDVVHTHSAKGGLLGRHVGWGLKRSSTGKRPVVVHTVHGAPFHDYQSRLAHDFFVRCERWAASRCHKLISVADAMTDLMVDAGVASREKFVTIHSGMNVDPFVHAVDHREMVRQKYGLRAEHVVVGKIARLFHLKGHVDLISAAKRVADQYPNVRFLLVGDGILRAELEQQIESLGLKEHFIFTGLVPPSEVPAMIGAMDILVHASYREGLARALPQALIAGRPAISYDIDGAREVVIDDQTGYLVGAGEVVDLADRMLRLVGDAALRQRMGCEGQTRFTDLFRHETMTRRIRELYSELIAAQ, encoded by the coding sequence ATGCGTATCGCCCATGTGATCACCCGAATGATCATTGGCGGTGCGCAAGAGAACACGCTGCACAACTGCCAGGACCTCGTTCACCTTCATGGGGACGAGGTCTTGCTCGTGACGGGGCCGGCGGTTGGTCCAGAAGGTGACTTGTTGGCCGCTCGAGTTCGCCCGGACGGGGTCGCCGTTGGCCGTCCGGAGGTGGATGCAGAGGGCAGGGCAGGGCGGTTCGAACTGGACGGTCTGCCAATCGAGTTGGTCGATTCTTTACGGCGTGCGATTCATCCTGTCAACGATTGGCGCGCCGCTCGTGATTTGCGGCGGACGTTGCGGGCCTTTGATCCCGATGTTGTCCACACGCACAGTGCCAAAGGCGGTTTGCTCGGCCGGCATGTGGGCTGGGGCCTGAAACGAAGTTCCACTGGCAAACGTCCGGTGGTCGTTCACACTGTCCATGGCGCGCCCTTTCATGATTACCAGTCCCGGCTGGCTCATGATTTCTTTGTGCGGTGTGAACGCTGGGCCGCGTCACGCTGTCACAAATTGATCTCGGTCGCCGATGCGATGACGGACCTGATGGTGGACGCAGGGGTCGCGTCACGCGAAAAATTTGTGACGATTCACAGCGGGATGAATGTTGACCCGTTCGTTCACGCGGTGGATCATCGAGAAATGGTGCGGCAGAAATATGGTTTGCGAGCGGAACATGTGGTGGTGGGCAAGATCGCTCGCCTGTTTCATCTGAAAGGCCACGTCGATCTGATTTCGGCGGCCAAACGCGTTGCCGATCAGTACCCCAACGTGCGGTTTCTGCTGGTCGGCGATGGGATCCTGCGAGCTGAACTCGAGCAACAGATTGAGTCACTGGGATTGAAGGAACACTTCATCTTCACCGGCTTGGTGCCGCCTTCGGAGGTGCCCGCCATGATCGGTGCGATGGACATCTTGGTTCACGCTTCTTACCGGGAAGGTTTGGCACGAGCGCTTCCGCAGGCCCTGATCGCGGGGCGTCCGGCAATCAGCTACGACATTGACGGGGCTCGGGAAGTCGTGATCGACGATCAAACGGGGTATTTGGTTGGGGCAGGGGAGGTCGTTGATTTGGCCGATCGGATGCTCCGGCTGGTGGGCGACGCCGCGCTTCGCCAACGGATGGGATGCGAGGGGCAGACCCGTTTCACCGACCTCTTTCGGCACGAAACCATGACCCGCCGAATTCGCGAGCTGTATTCGGAACTGATTGCCGCTCAGTGA
- a CDS encoding serine/threonine-protein kinase — protein sequence MSKSRDFLGPYRLARLIRIGSTAEVWEAIDEGDQKRYALKILRQSMSNDKAELASLKHEYNVGKTLNSPRIIKMIDHRVENGRPFLVLELFSEMNMKQALRKGPDSLAYMLDKVIEQAAEGLYYMHTKNWIHRDIKPDNYLVSHTGETKLIDFTITERKRTGLSKMFYKAKNIQGTRSYMPPEQIRGKLCDERSDIYSFGCVLFEACTGKPPYTGQTPNDLLSKHLSASIPSPIVYNDNVTKDFADLVKSMMAKSPDARPESVWEFLKVFRNIEVWRKRPRRPEVTVFDEDGSMKSAEDMIKRPEPTSDEEEGN from the coding sequence ATGTCCAAATCACGCGACTTTCTAGGCCCTTACCGACTCGCTCGTTTGATCCGCATTGGATCGACCGCTGAAGTTTGGGAAGCGATTGATGAAGGGGACCAGAAGCGTTACGCGCTCAAGATTTTGCGGCAGTCGATGTCGAACGACAAAGCCGAGTTGGCATCGCTCAAGCACGAATACAACGTCGGCAAAACGCTCAACAGCCCGCGGATCATCAAGATGATTGATCACCGCGTTGAGAATGGGCGGCCGTTCTTGGTGTTGGAATTGTTCAGTGAAATGAACATGAAGCAGGCGCTTCGCAAGGGGCCCGACTCGCTGGCCTACATGCTCGACAAAGTCATCGAGCAAGCCGCCGAAGGCCTCTACTACATGCACACGAAGAACTGGATCCACCGCGATATCAAGCCAGACAACTACCTGGTTTCGCATACCGGCGAGACCAAACTGATTGACTTCACGATCACCGAACGGAAGCGAACCGGTTTGAGCAAGATGTTCTACAAAGCCAAGAACATTCAAGGCACACGCAGTTACATGCCTCCCGAACAAATTCGCGGGAAGTTGTGTGACGAACGCAGCGACATCTATTCGTTTGGATGTGTGCTGTTCGAAGCCTGCACAGGCAAGCCGCCTTACACCGGGCAGACACCCAACGATTTGTTGTCGAAGCACCTGTCCGCTTCGATCCCCAGCCCGATTGTCTACAACGACAACGTGACCAAGGACTTTGCGGACTTGGTCAAAAGCATGATGGCGAAGTCGCCTGACGCGCGGCCGGAATCGGTATGGGAATTCTTGAAAGTCTTCCGCAACATCGAAGTTTGGCGGAAGCGTCCTCGTCGGCCGGAGGTGACTGTCTTCGACGAAGACGGTTCCATGAAATCGGCCGAGGACATGATCAAACGCCCCGAACCCACCAGCGACGAAGAAGAGGGAAACTGA